Within the Cotesia glomerata isolate CgM1 linkage group LG6, MPM_Cglom_v2.3, whole genome shotgun sequence genome, the region AAGTCGAATTAACCAACTAAGACCTGGTTTACACTTAAAACtaatacgtggcctgccggttGAAACCGCGTCCAAACTTCCTTTAAGTGCGGAGCAAATTAAAGCAAAGGACTCTACAAGGCACGGGCCCGTCAGTTAAACGCGGAAGTCGAATTAACCAACTAAGACCTGGTTTACACTTAAAACtaatacgtggcctgccggttGAAACCGCGTCCAAACTTCCTTTAAGTGCGGAGCAAATTAAAGCAAAGGACTCTACAAGGCACGGGCCCGTCAGTTAAACGCGGAAGTCGAATTAACCAACTAAGACGTGGAATTGGCTGTTGATCGCCTTTTTAAAAGCTCGCGGTGCTGAGATTGCAGAAGTCCCCGCTAGTCAACCAGCAGTCACGTAGCTTACATTTTATTGTGGCTTTCGCGCATGGAGAAGTCTTCCATCTGCGCGggtgatttaaattaagaaaaatgagAAGAGAGAAAAGAAATTTGCGGGTGGACATAACACTAACCctcgctactgattttttaattattaattatttttattattctgataaaaaataaaaaatcagctaCAGACGTCCAGAGCCTCTTACTGACCCtgggaactttttttttgattagaaattatttttattactcctattaaaaccaaaaaatatgCTACGGACGTTCAGAGCCTCTTACTAATCCTTGCTACtgatttttcaatgaataattactccagtaatcgaaaaaaaaaaataaaattcagtcACAGCCACCCAGAGCCTCTTAGTGTCCCTAAcaactgatttttttattaataattcatttcattattctaattaaaaataaaaaatcagctaCAGATGTCTAGAGCCTCTTAGTGACCCTTGCTActgattttttgattataaattattcttattattctaataaaaaataaaaattcagtcacAGCCGCCCAGGTCCTCTTACTGACCCCTGCGactgatttttcaaaaaataattactccagtaatcgaaaaaaaaaataaaattcagtcACAGCCACCCAGAGCCTCTTACTGTCCCTTacaactgattttttaattaatatttcatttaattattctaataaaattaaaaaatcagctaCAGACGTCCAGAGCTTCTTACTCACTTTCGctactaattttttgattcgaaattatttctattattctaataaaaaataaaaattcagtcacAGCCGCCTAGAGCCTCTTACTATCCCTTAcaactgattttttaaataacagttatttttattattccaattaaaaataaaaaatcagctaCAGACGTCCAGATCCTCTTACTGACCCTcgctattgattttttaatgaataattactctaataattaaaataacaaaatttctgGAACTGTGGCCCAGTTTCTCTGTCTGAGCCttgctactgattttttttaataaaaatctcaCTTATAATTCCCAACAATATCTACTGTTTTCCCCGTTCcatttgacaaaattttgtgcctgtaacaaattaataaaaacatccTTATTACATTCATACGCGCATTGTTACTGACGCACTAACGCTTGGCTACACTAGTGTACAGTCTCACACATTCATCTAGCATCACGTAAGTCCGCCATCTACGGTCGGTCTCTCTTCACTTCCGGTCTACTGCGTGCGAAGCCGGCAGCATCTCTAGCGTCTCACTCTCGCCTTAACCACTGCCTTCTCACTCAATTTTCATTCTTCTGCAGCGTGCTTCTGATTGGTCACTttcattgattattaattaattatctatgcgtctaattaaaaaatggcgaGGACTTTCCGTCtcagaataattttcttcttcGATCCCTACAAGAAAGTGCGtgacttctgggacactctgtatattcaaataaaaaaaatttgttaacattaaataaatatttttgattcatttcaaataaatctgtGCATTTGAGTCACACAAACCGTTTTCTCAGTCTACTTATCTGAAGTTCATTTAGACCATAAGCGATTAAAAGTTTAAGCAAATTCTAAAAAAccctaaaaaattgcaaataaagcaaaaaatagtacaagaaagaaaaaaattccagatattgcgttaaaaaaaatttttaaaaattagatcaatcatgaTTCTCATGTATTTCAATCCGCTGAATATAAATCTCGAATTTATATGGCTCACACATCTCTAAAATCTAAATATATGGCAAAAAaccactgaaaattaaaataaatgaagtccgttatgataaaaattaaattttaaataaaaataaaaaatttttaacatgttATCCGATCTgtagaatataaattttaaattttttgacataaatccttaaaaaattttctttaattctaCTTTTTTTGATATCGTTTTTATTACACTGGTGTCTTGGTGGAATCCTCCGCCTTACTCGTCACTGTAATCGtcaaaattttcaggaaagtgtaGAAAGTAAGAATGTAAAATGTGCAATTCAAGATTTATCAAGCAACCCTAAGGTGTAATTGAAATAAAGTTCGAATTCGAGGTTCTGTTCGGGGACCAAAAATTCTTTCTTCTTATTTGGCGTCGTTAACATAGTGATTTGTTCAATCTTAACTATCCCACAAACATAAATAGCAGAATATTTTGTGAACCCTGATTGTTGGTCAAACAGTGCTGttgcaaattttatatcacCACAAACTTTCCATTGATGTTCCGAATACTTTATTTCATCTAATACGATTTGCAAATTGTAAATCAGTGCCAATATGTTTCCATTATAACGAAGCACAGTTTTCAAACTTATCTTAGATAAATCAATACAACCTTTTACATCTGGTCAGTACACTGATGAATTTTCGGAACTCCTTCTTTTCAtcgaaattttaatcattcctGATTTCTTGCTTGAATGCTTGTGCCTGTAACCAGGGCACTTCCACATGGTGACGGCGAGCAACAGAACCATCTGGCAGAGTCCCTGGGTTAACGACTTGTATGCCGTCATggcaaatattttatttttatttaaaaattgatttttatcataacGGACTTGattcattttgatttttagtgGTTTCTTTccatttattttgattttcaaaGATGTCTGAACTATATAAATTCGAGATTTATATTCGGCGGATCGAAATACATAAGAAtcatgattgatctaattttataaaattttttttaacacaatatctggaattttttgctttttttttctttttaacttcccgctaagaaaatcgaagattttcaaaaatcggaaagttatttGTAACGGGTGTTTATGCCGCTTATTGgccccttaattaatttaatagaaataaaacaatacctagcaaaaatgattctaaattaacaagggcgccaccaggattttgtatctcggttcctggaaccggaaaccagagctgagcttaataatctacagggagagagagtggaggaaggtggtctgaaagaaataaattttcatttaacaaaaatgaccggtatttatttaacaacaaaatagaATAACAACTCGTGCCCTCGCACGTACAATTAACAACTAAAGACTacagcctaactaacggctgaccaggacttcttaaaactaacaaaaattcttaatcctacaGTACTCTCATATTGAGCGTCTATACtgcagtttctaactaagtcgcgctgtccaccggaccctcacgctctatcaaaattcttaatcctgacggtaccctctcatggagcgtctataccgcagtttctatcttactaccgtggtaccccacttggcgtctataccaCGGCTTCTAACTTACTACCgttgtaccccacttggcgtctgTACAACGACTTCTAGGATTTCCCGCCCCGGAGTCAGATGGACTCAAGCGTGCTCAACGTGCCTCTTGAGCGGTACTATCTCACACACACATTACCCACGCGTCTCCACACACATATCCCGCTCACACACACAactgactctactttacttttattttctggattacaaaattactccaaaaaagtCAACGTTCAAttcttactaaaattattcagtcattagctTACAATAAAACTCATGAATTATCCTcacgattaataaatttacttcttaaaattttcggCTTAAAACCGACGCttcttttattccaaatttaaCACGAGCTTAACTCTGCGCATTAACTTAAATTCTTTCGAAGAacattctttataaaattaactaaatttttactcggacgtaatccacactgacaaatagtttttataaataattttaccgGAATAatggtattaaattttacttattataattttcacagGCTTCAATTTCAATATAAGATTCAACCGCGTGAAATTTCCGActagacaattattattattgttattgtcgactggataattaattaacaacaattttatctcgatgtaaaaataaattccgaaAATCATCCGCGgttatttcaatttctaatttCGTCGCAATTTTCTCAATACTTAATtttccaataataattttagtcttccatagttcaatatataaataaccacgtggaatttttcgatttataaataattaataaaacaatttgtctcaatataaaataaattcacgaaaaattatccacggttAATTCGATCTCAATTGCGTCGAAACTCAGTAGccgattctcaataaattatattaaataaataatacttttttgtaacaaataatattaataaatgataattcaattgttataatttataataatagtccagttgttaatattgtaaatttactgcGTCACAAAATTCtcaaggaatttgcgcgctcaaaatggacgccgtTGTTCGTTACAGCGTACTAAGCTCGACCTCGGGTACCGAAGCTTGACCAGTCGTGAGTTGCTGATTGGAATAATTCTCgatgttcagaaattaattaaatttgattaatcaaaagatgaatttaatttagccaatcttaagatgttaataattattaaccagcTGAATTAACAATTTAGATACTTACGACCTAAACCCaggaggtctagaacattcctcgggtGTAAAATCCCCAGGAGGAATTGTTCACaagctaataaattaaattgattaaaataattaattattattaacaaattgaattaccaattattaaatcaaaattgagAAGTAGATTGACCAGTGAGCCGGGTATAAACCCCAAGGCTCAACAAAAGGACAAAATTCCAATACCTTAATAATCTTAATACTGAAGAAAACTCTACTCTGGAATTTGGCTTCCTTCCTAGCTGCTTTGGTTGGCGATGTCACTGGCAGGGGCAGCTCACTCAATGCTTTTAGATAGGACCGAATTTTGGCAGGCAGCAGGACTATCCATTACCAACATAATTCCAGAGAATTGATAGTTTCTAGATGTCATTagttatttcttattattatagtgAAAATGTCAGCATTGTAAGATGATTAGGAGCGCTCTCAATTGAGCAATGCGATTGGAGGATATAAAAGTGCGGAAATTTAaacgtaataaaaattaaaattaaataaaaaataataaaaataataattaataaagcaaCTAATCAAacaaatttcgtaaaaaaaaagatttttaaaagaatagtaaaaaaataaaaaaaaatttcgaaacaGACTTGTAAGCAAAGTTTAGAATTAACCTTATACAAACGAATACATAACACAGACAGGAGCTATGTGGGTTAAGACGTTAGTCTCTGCGGGTAATCACAGGGTTCGATTCCTACGctgagattaaatttttttttttatattttttacgacAATCGTGCAGTttcaatattgaatttttgtcaaattaaaatgaaaacaatgaTTATCTAGTGATAATTAACGATACAGAAATACAATTATCAGGTTAtcgaagaaaattaaatacagtTGAatggatttaaataaattttattaaaaattcacaaagtAAAGAAATGAATTACAgtccataaataataaaataaaattatatacactTTTTTTACCTTAGGAACAAACTGCCAGTAAAAGCTTTATTCAAATACAAATAGACAACattgacaataaataaatatcgatACTTAAATCCTAAAATACAAGAAGAAAATAGATATACATTAGACtgggccaaaaaaattaactattttttttttttttttgtatatcgaaaatattatttgggatgacaaaaaaaaatgttgtgagaatttgagcccttaatatttatattaagagGTCTATCATcgcaacttttaatttttttttccggaaCGGGTTTTTGTCTCATAACTCCTAAACCATCgaggtaaatgaaataaacttagatgttttttgaagcaaatttaattgtctacaaaaaaagactgattgaaatttttcgtcagaTGAACCGTTTTCTTATAAACACGCcttgaaaattgataagatttcagaattttattgtttaactttggaattttgtaattcacttaaaaattagtatccggaaaaaattcaatagagattcttgaagggaatttaatttcctacaaaaaatgtctcttaacatttttagctaaattcactcctttgaaagttattcaaagttaaagttgatgtcaaaataaaattctggtTTTTTTcgctgtaaatttaatttttttgagcccattgaaaattttgatatttttatagataataatttttattttatcaacagaattatgaaaaatttgaaaaaatcataatatatttttatttattggcaTTGAAAAGCTATTTTCTGcagaaaattgcattttcacTGTGTTttgatagtttaaaaaataacaatcatgTTGTTTtctcattgaaaattatttactttttatttaatacaaatttatctaCGAGAATCCGCTTTAATTAACAACCTCCCCTTACTCCCCTTGTTTCATTTTTCGACATCAATCCACAGTACTACATCTCATGAGATTACTCTCtcattttctcaataattgcGTCGCTTAATACAAAGCCAACCGATTGAACATAACCtcaaaacaatattattaattattagtatcgTATTATATAGCGCCACGATGTTTTTATTCATCTATCACCATTTCTAAAAACAACGACCCCTAGTTCGACCTTCACTTTCGGTATTTCTTACATTCCATTGTTCTACAAATAGAGAGGTTATGTTTTTTAGATAACTGTAGCATCTTTCTTCATTGTTAATTGTGGATCGAGCGTCGCTTTTAATCTCAGTATTCGTGTTGTGAGTTGTGTGTCTAATTTCTAGTGttgttacaatttttattacaacctgactctctttatttgttgtgATTTTTGATTACgtaaatataattgaataatatcaAAGAACTGTATCAATATGAcaaccgaaaaaattaatttgattggtGTTCCAATAGCTAAAATTAATGGTCGTAAACTTCCCACTATAAaagaagttttattattatttttttatcatcacaaAGTTCTTCATCTAAAAGTCAATGAAAGTGCAAAAAAAACTGCAAATATAGTTCAAGattgttggaaaaatttacaaattttaacctCCGGGCTTCGAAATACGATTAACAAAATACttgagtttttcaaaaaatggcAATTATTGCAGTGCAAtaagaaaagaataaaatcacaagctcaaaaacaaaaagaagtgagttttgaacaaaaaattcaacagttATTTAATATCGCTGGAAAAAACGGTCTAAGAAGTTTGAATGGAGAGATCAACAACTTTTCGGCTCAGAAACTATTGAATCAACCAGAAATTTCTGATAACTCCAGTTCACGAGAAACTTCGAGAAAATATGTTGAAATTATGGAAACCGATGAGATAGGTAGATATTTGgtatttacaataatacttgatttaataaaattaataactgaaaaaataattgcaatttatTCTGTTCCCGTAACcgtatacagaaaaaaaaattcttgactagAAGGTAAATtatcttggctcaagaaaatattaaggaaaattaaaaatttctttaatgaagtcaaagtttcttgaccccagaaaatttctttttgctccaaaataacttttgtcttccttaaaattttcttggtgcaagaagttttttttctgtgtaattttTATGCTCAGCATAACTAATTGATAACTAAATATTATGTAATCTTGTTATACTTTGATCACATTTTcttgtaaataatatcaaaatacttttcagAAATAGATTTggttaatgataataataataatgaaattacacCTAGTCAAGAGTTACTAACATCGTCGCAGTCAACTATCAgtcaaatttcaaatgtttCCGATTTTGAAACAGAATTGTTGTCtgaaaaaaataccaaaaataaacattatcaCTCCAAATTTAGCAGCTGCGCTTGATCGTGCAAATGTTAGCAACAGAAATGCTACATATATTTTGGCAGCTACCTTACAGAGCGTTGGAATAGATCTTCGGAATGTTAATTTAAGCTATAAAACTATCCAACGAAATCGTATACTTCTTCGAAAAGAAATAGCTGAAGGGTTAAAAAGACTTAAAGTTCAATGATAATTACGTAGTTCATTGGGATGGTAAATTGTTAAGCGATATTGTTGGCGCAGATGTTGTAGATAGACTCCCAATTCTTCTGACATCGTCTGGCGCTGAACAATTATTAGGCATTCCAAAAATTGGAGCAGGAACTGGAATTGAGCAAGCTTCAGCAGTAAACTCAACTTTGAAGCATTGGGGTGTCAGTGATTATGTCAAAGCGGTGTGCTTTGATACTGCATATACAAATACAGGTAAATCAATACTATTAACAAAGTATTTAGAATTgagagattttatttttcatgtttgtttttaattcattaatgattctattattaaatagGCATTCATCGTGGCGCTGGCGTAGAACTAGAGAATCTTTTAGGGCGAAAGCTCATTTGGTTGCCATGTCGTCATCACGTCATTGAACTACTCATTAAAGGTGTTTTTGAAGTATACTGGCCAACGCAAAATGGCCCAAATGTTTCAATTTTTGGtagattcaaaaataattggaaCAAGATAGATAAATCAAAATACAGTGCAGGAATTAATGATCCTATTGTTGCTAAAGTACTATCAGAGAAAAAAGACGAAACATTGGATTTTATTGAAAGTTATTCGCTGGTATGTTTTAGTTACATAATATCATTCACAAAAGCACTCAAAAACAACTTTCTTTTTCActatacactgagagaaaaaatttttttttaagaaaatgcAAATAATTGAAAGAAGTTTTCtacatttggaaaaaaacaattctgaatgaaaattctcaagttatctatctaaaattgtatttttgttttttaatttttttaatcagttaaactattttccaacaaaaaagttactgtgcgaaaaattttgatttcttctgcaaagaaatgaaattgttgaaaatttccaacatATCAATGTCTTGTCACTAGAATGCccatatttttcaaaagaaatttttcctttcggtaaatttaaaaaattgtgtaatggaaaaatttaaaccttaaattaatagtaatttccTGGTGTCGATCGAATACAATTCATTTTAAACATAGACAAAAATATACGTGATTATCTTTAACTCgtaatttatgttaaattaaaattgatcgaATTTTGTACtttgttttaattgaaatCTTGTTCTTTTAGTATTCaaaaacgatttttaattattaattctagaTTAagaaaatcagtttttttcaTTCGTACTCATTTGTTGCAGAAATATCTTCCGAGGAATGATTACCGAGAATTTTTAGAGTtatcgtcaatttttttaggagtTATTCCAAAAGATAATTTCACCTTTAAACATCCAGGAGCGATGAGTCATGCTCGTTGGATGTCGAAGGTAATTTATTgcctgaaaatatatatttttagggGAGAATTTAAGCTGACCCCTCATGAATTAACTAGTATTCGCCAAGTATGTATTTTCATAATTGTCATTTATATAAAAGCTTGGTTCACTTCACCTTCTGCTATCTTAGCTGCAAATAATGACTTAATTTTGATGCAACAATTGATACtctatgataaaattaattcatctgTATCAAAAggagctttaaaaaaaatgagcgaTCATTTGTGGTATTTAAGTGACAAATTAGCCATAATTTCTCTATTTGACGATGCTGTAGATCCggaagtaaagaaaaaaatggtaaaaaatttgaaaaatcggaACCCTATAAAAACTAAAGCCAGAAAATATGAATTTGACTACAAAAActtacatgaatttttacacAAAGATGTAAGTGACTTCATTTCAACAGAAtcgttaacaattttaaaagacTTTGACTtgccacatgaatttttaagtgaagAAGTCGACAAGTGGTCCAGCATCGATAGTTTTCAGGAAtgtcaacaattttttagtaaattggCTGTTGTCAATGATGTCGCGGAACGTGGTGTAGCGCTAATTGAAGATTACAATCAATGCCTTACTAAAGACGAAGAACAGctccaatatttattactagttATTAGTGAGTATCGGAAAAAATTccctaattgcaataaaagtacgttaattgaatgattattccgtctttttaattgttaaatataattatagatGTACTAAAGTTTTATATTGTTTTCCTTATAGAATATCAATGATTAAAATACATACAATGATATTTTGGGTGctctaagatttttttatgaatgatacAGTCGatgctctctgtattggacctctctgtattttaACCGCTCTCTGTGTTTGACCACATttttcctctgtatttgacgaatttacacagctcttatggacgaGTCAagtacagagaatggtcctggaCGGGCGaatcaaatacagagagcgttgactgtaattTGATTTTGTTTCTTATTGAATGTGTACTATATCATTGATGATTAATTTCTGCTAAGCATTCGTATTAAGCGACgcaattattgagaaaatgaGAGAGTAATCTCATGAGAAGTAGTACTGTGGATTGATGTCGAAAAATGAAACAAGGGGAGTAAGGGAGGTTGTTAATCAAAGCGGATTCTCGtagataaatttgtattaaataaaaagtaaataattttcaatgagaAAACAAcatgattgttattttttaaactatcaaAACATAgtgaaaatgcaattttctgCAGAAAATAGCTTTTCAAtgccaataaataaaaatatattatgattttttcaaatttttcataattctgttgataaaataagaattattgtctataaaaagatcaaaattttcaatgggctcaaaaaaattaaatttacagtgaaaaaaaccagaattttattttgacatcaactttaactttgaataactttcaaaggagtgaatttagctaaaaatgttaagagacactttttgtaggaaattaaattcccttcaagaatctctattgaattttttccggatactaatttttaagtgaattacaaaattccaaagttaaacaataaaattctgaaatcttatcaattttcaagGCGTGTTTATAAGAAAACGGTTCAtctgacgaaaaatttcaatcagtctttttttgtagacaattaaatttgcttcaaaaaacatctaagtttatttcatttacctcGATGGTTTAGGAGTTATGAGACGAAAACCCGttccggaaaaaaaaattaaaagttgcgATGATAGACctcttaatataaatattaagggctcaaattctcacaacattttttttttgtcatcccaaataatattttcgatatacaaaaaaaaaaaaaaatagttaatttttttggcccagtctaatatacattcatatatacatatgtatttatagaattaatgttatattaaaatgataaaaaacgGTGATCGCTGATGAATAATActtcataatttaattaactccTCGGGTAAATGAAAGTTATACCTCTACTTTTCTGGaacaaacaaaaattcaaaaaccgTTATAATTGTttgttgtaatttattaattaatatttatatatgtatgcaaattttcaacttatcttttgttaaatcatttttagcaatcttaatattatatatatatatatattccgTAAATACTTGGGCAGCAGCGTTCTTTCCATCTAGAAGGTAATAGAAAGTAATTTTAGTATCCATGATTAAacattgtaataaaatatgtaaataattctgtcaaataatgaataatagaTCACATACTTCCTTGACTGTCACAATAAATTTTGACCGAACGATTATTCCCCATGAGTGACtccaaatgaaaattttctccaaCGTAATTCTGCAATcgaaaaagaattaaaaaatatctctgCTTGGTACAATCAGAAATCgcgaaattatttataaattttttttattttttactatctATTTGGCTTTTCCACTTAAGTCTGCAATTTTCGCTGCGTTGGCTGCTTTAATTTCTTCCATTTCTATCTTTCTATTTACTTTATCACACTCCCGACGAATTAATAAGCTGACCAGCTTCTTCACTATGTccctatttaaattaataacagaaTGTAGAGTACACTTATTCCATTCCAAGGAAAAGAATTCTTCCAAGCCCTTTGTTATGACTCcaactatatttttttcatgcagAACATTCTTATAGATCCGGTCAAACAAATCGATTGCTCCTGTAAATTTAGTTATCAAAGTTTTCGAAATTTCCGCTATTCCAGTTGAACtctcttcaaaaataaatgatctgCATGTTAAGCAACGGTTTCTCTTGAAGAACTTAGACATGGCGTCTAAAATTGAATCTGGAATTTTTGTATCGTTTGCTGAGCTGATATTTTCGCTATCGATTTCGATTTCAATTCCTAATAAGTCCAGAAATTCTTTGAGTGTTTCATCGTTATCCTCCAACTGTGTACGTGGAACATCAGATTCTCCAAATTCTTCTGAGACGTACAAcgtattatcattaatttctgCTAAAACTTGCGAAGATAATAAGTCTTCAATATCGATGATCGCTGGGAGGTCTTCTTTTTCACAGTTAGCACCTTGAGGTTGAAATTTCGAGAAGGTTGTTAATAAAGTTGTTTTAAATGCGCTGATGAAGTGTGTAGCTGTCAATTTGTGATTGCAcccttgtaaatttttaatgaacccGAATAAATTTTCCAGAGCATCTTGTGTCAGCATACGCatatttactttttcaaaTCCAGCTGTATTCAAAAGAAAGCTACATAATCCAATGGCCGATTTTACATTATTCTTTACAGCAGCAGGCGTTGGAGTTTCAGCTTTCTTATTAATGCCATCgtcaactttgaaaaatttgaagtcaTCTAATGATTTCCAAATTTTCGGCCAATAGTCCCAGTGATATGAATGCGATGTTACAGGAGCTCGAGatgtcaaaattttcttgtcgaTGCCAGTAAT harbors:
- the LOC123267953 gene encoding uncharacterized protein LOC123267953; its protein translation is MTTEKINLIGVPIAKINGRKLPTIKEVLLLFFYHHKVLHLKVNESAKKTANIVQDCWKNLQILTSGLRNTINKILEFFKKWQLLQCNKKRIKSQAQKQKEVSFEQKIQQLFNIAGKNGLRSLNGEINNFSAQKLLNQPEISDNSSSRETSRKYVEIMETDEIEIDLVNDNNNNEITPSQELLTSSQSTISQISNVSDFETELLSEKNTKNKHYHSKFNLKFNDNYVVHWDGKLLSDIVGADVVDRLPILLTSSGAEQLLGIPKIGAGTGIEQASAVNSTLKHWGVSDYVKAVCFDTAYTNTGIHRGAGVELENLLGRKLIWLPCRHHVIELLIKGVFEVYWPTQNGPNVSIFGRFKNNWNKIDKSKYSAGINDPIVAKVLSEKKDETLDFIESYSLKYLPRNDYREFLELSSIFLGVIPKDNFTFKHPGAMSHARWMSKVIYCLKIYIFRGEFKLTPHELTSIRQVCIFIIVIYIKAWFTSPSAILAANNDLILMQQLILYDKINSSVSKGALKKMSDHLWYLSDKLAIISLFDDAVDPEVKKKMVKNLKNRNPIKTKARKYEFDYKNLHEFLHKDVSDFISTESLTILKDFDLPHEFLSEEVDKWSSIDSFQECQQFFSKLAVVNDVAERGVALIEDYNQCLTKDEEQLQYLLLVISEYRKKFPNCNKSTLIE